One segment of Methanoculleus taiwanensis DNA contains the following:
- the tpiA gene encoding triose-phosphate isomerase, which produces MESPLILINLKTYKEGIGDRAHRIAAAAETVSAESGVTIGIAPSFMEIHPLSRHYAIPVYAQHIDGISPGTGTGHILPEAVKLAGAHGTLINHSERRLTLADIEAAVSAAKRVRLETVVCTNNVPTSAAAAALSPDYVAIEPPELIGSGVSVSKADPGIIENSVAAVRKVHDGVKVLTGAGIQSGECVKIALDLGTHGVLLASSVVKADDPEKVLRELVSLL; this is translated from the coding sequence ATGGAGTCACCTCTGATTCTGATCAACCTGAAGACCTACAAGGAGGGCATCGGCGACCGGGCGCACCGCATCGCCGCCGCTGCCGAGACCGTGAGTGCCGAGAGCGGCGTGACTATCGGTATCGCTCCGTCGTTTATGGAGATCCACCCGCTCAGCCGCCACTACGCCATTCCCGTCTACGCCCAGCATATCGACGGCATCAGCCCCGGCACCGGTACCGGCCACATCCTCCCCGAGGCCGTGAAACTCGCGGGTGCCCATGGGACGCTTATCAACCACTCGGAGCGGCGGCTCACCCTCGCCGATATCGAAGCTGCCGTCTCCGCGGCAAAGAGAGTCCGGCTCGAGACGGTCGTCTGCACGAACAACGTCCCGACCAGCGCCGCCGCGGCAGCTCTTTCCCCCGACTACGTGGCGATCGAACCGCCGGAGCTGATCGGGAGCGGGGTCTCGGTATCGAAGGCAGATCCGGGGATTATCGAAAACTCGGTCGCCGCTGTCCGGAAGGTACACGATGGCGTAAAAGTGCTGACCGGAGCCGGGATCCAGTCGGGCGAGTGCGTGAAGATTGCACTCGACCTCGGCACCCACGGCGTTCTGCTGGCATCGAGCGTCGTCAAGGCGGACGACCCCGAGAAGGTGCTCCGCGAACTCGTCTCGCTGCTCTGA
- a CDS encoding CBS domain-containing protein yields MDIPTPAELREKRTHLGLKQADVARMAGISQSMVARIEAGSVDPRVSTLIKIVNVLKTAENSAITAADLMHTPVQSVSPAEPISLAVEIMGKNGISQLPVIEDGVPVGCISESAIINAMEEGGLQKTQNHSVRDFMEPGFPTVPPSMPIETVVHILQQNHAVIVADKGKVQGVITKHDLISLIV; encoded by the coding sequence ATGGACATCCCCACACCGGCGGAACTTCGGGAGAAAAGAACGCATCTTGGGCTGAAACAGGCAGACGTAGCCCGTATGGCGGGAATCAGCCAGTCGATGGTCGCCCGCATCGAGGCGGGCAGCGTCGATCCGAGGGTCAGCACGCTGATCAAGATCGTCAACGTCCTGAAGACCGCAGAGAACTCAGCCATCACGGCCGCGGATCTCATGCATACCCCGGTACAGAGCGTTTCCCCGGCCGAGCCGATCAGCCTCGCCGTGGAGATCATGGGGAAGAACGGGATCTCCCAGCTCCCTGTGATCGAGGACGGCGTGCCGGTGGGATGCATCTCGGAGTCTGCCATCATCAACGCGATGGAAGAAGGCGGCCTCCAGAAGACGCAGAACCACAGTGTCAGAGACTTCATGGAGCCCGGTTTTCCGACCGTTCCGCCGTCCATGCCGATAGAGACGGTCGTCCATATCCTGCAGCAGAACCATGCGGTGATCGTGGCCGATAAAGGAAAGGTGCAGGGTGTGATCACCAAGCACGACCTGATATCGCTGATCGTCTGA